Proteins from a genomic interval of Phyllopteryx taeniolatus isolate TA_2022b chromosome 3, UOR_Ptae_1.2, whole genome shotgun sequence:
- the tpcn1 gene encoding two pore channel protein 1 isoform X3 — translation MEVDDDDVPLILTWDDANSGLLNEDQERGDENGSAGNYGIVSNSAVVSTPGPQTHRAHNTSLRQSWEMNYQEAAIYLQEGENNDKFFTHPRNPKALAAYLFAHNHLFYMMELFTGLLLMTLSLCEAPAVPSLRLDVYVHATLELLGLVIVAFELCMKLRWLGFHTFIRHKRTMVKACVLLLQFVEAIVVLVRQTSHMRVTRALRPIFLVDCRYCGAVRRNLRQIFQSLPPFIDILLLLLFFMVIFAILGFCLFSTNTSDPYFNTLENSMVSLFVLLTTANFPDVMMPAYSKNHWSCVFFIVYLSIELYFIMNLLLAVVFDTFNDVEKMKFKSLLLHKRSAVDHAFQLLVSRQRPTGVSLKQFDGLMRFYRPRLSARDRFLTYKALNTSDAPMLSLQDLYKFYEVTGLKWKARRSGEHWFDDLPHTAYIILKGINLLVKSKAFQYTMYAVVAINGVWILVETYTLNSGFSWSRLVPWSYIVFLTIYGVEVLLKLSGLGPLAYFSSGWNLFDFSVTVFAFLGLIALAFDMEPFYFIVVLRPLQLLRLFKIKKRYRNVLDTMFELFPRMASLGLTLIIFYYSFAIVGMELFADVIYPNCCNASTVADSYKQINVTHGNKTVLEEGYYYLNNFNNILSSFVTLFELTVVNNWYITMEGVTSMTSHWSRLYFMTFYIVTMVVMTIIVAFILDAFVFRMNYSRKNRETLENPEDENGIVFEVEVSREEALSTLELYKQTCPGQPSLSSLVGVVQAMGRSGSEHSSLLYQGRRSRTKCDLSMKMYEEEMQEWYFQYSRENLPQPDQSQEHDLDSPTANPPFVPAPQLNSHAGRYSIN, via the exons ATGGAGGTCGACGACGATGACGTGCCACTCATCCTCACCTGGGACGATGCAAACAGCGGTTTACTCAACGAGGACCAAGAGCGGGGAGACGAGA ATGGCAGTGCGGGAAACTATGGCATAGTTAGCAATAGTGCTGTGGTGTCAACACCAGGGCCTCAAACTCACAGAGCACACAATACGTCTTTACGGCAAAGCTGGGAGATGAACTACCAGGAGGCGGCCATCTACTTGCAG GAGGGAGAGAACAACGACAAGTTCTTCACCCACCCTCGAAACCCCAAGGCGCTGGCGGCGTACCTCTTTGCCCACAATCACCTCTTCTACATGATGGAGCTGTTCACGGGCCTCCTGCTCATGACCTTGTCGCTGTGCGAAGCTCCCGCGGTGCCCTCGCTGCGCCTGGACGTTTAC GTTCACGCCACCCTGGAGCTGCTCGGCCTGGTTATCGTGGCGTTTGAACTGTGCATGAAGCTCCGCTGGCTGGGCTTCCACACCTTCATACGACACAAGAGGACCATGGTGAAG GCGTGTGTGTTGCTGCTGCAGTTTGTGGAGGCCATCGTGGTTCTGGTCCGACAGACGTCGCACATGCGAGTGACCCGAGCCCTCAGGCCGATATTCCTGGTGGACTGTAGATACTGCGGTGCTGTCCGCAG AAATTTGCGGCAGATCTTCCAGTCACTCCCGCCATTCATTGACATCCTCCTACTTCTGCTCTTCTTCATGGTCATATTTGCTATCTTGG GTTTCTGCCTCTTCTCTACGAACACATCAGACCCG TACTTCAACACTCTGGAGAACAGCATGGTCAGTCTCTTTGTACTGCTGACCACCGCAAA tttccCTGATGTGATGATGCCAGCGTACTCCAAGAATCACTGGTCCTGTGTGTTCTTCATCGTGTACCTCTCCATTGAGCTGTACTTCATCATGAACCTG CTGCTGGCAGTGGTGTTTGACACGTTCAATGACGTGGAGAAGATGAAGTTCAAGTCTCTGTTGCTTCACAAGCGCTCCGCTGTTGATCATGCCTTCCAGCTGCTGGTCAGCCGCCAG AGGCCGACGGGTGTCTCACTGAAACAGTTTGATGGCCTGATGCGTTTTTACAGACCGAGATTGTCTGCGAGAGACCGCTTCCTCACCTATAAAGCTCTTAACACCTCTGACGCTCCCATGCTCAG TCTGCAGGACTTGTATAAATTCTACGAGGTGACGGGCCTTAAATGGAAG GCACGGCGTAGTGGGGAGCACTGGTTCGATGACCTCCCGCACACAGCCtacattattttaaaag GCATCAACCTGCTGGTGAAGTCGAAGGCCTTCCAGTACACCATGT ATGCGGTTGTAGCCATCAACGGTGTGTGGATCCTCGTGGAGACGTACACTCTTAACA GTGGCTTTTCCTGGTCTCGATTGGTGCCGTGGAGTTACATTGTCTTCCTTACCA TTTACGGTGTGGAGGTGCTTTTGAAGCTGTCAGGTTTGGGACCGTTGGCTTATTTCAGCTCCGGATGGAATCT GTTTGACTTCTCAGTCACCGTGTTCGCCTTCCTGGGTCTGATTGCACTCGCCTTCGATATGGAGCCTTTCTACTTTATCGTTGTGCTACGACCACTTCAGCTGCTCCG GTTGTTTAAGATCAAGAAGCGGTATCGCAACGTGTTGGACACGATGTTTGAGCTCTTCCCCAGGATGGCCAGTCTGGGTTTGACTTTGATCATCTTCTACTACTCCTTTGCCATTGTGGGCATGGAGCTCTTCGCTGATGTCATTTACCCCAACTGCTGCAA CGCCAGCACAGTGGCCGACTCCTACAAGCAGATCAACGTCACGCATGGCAACAAAACCGTGTTGGAAGAAGGCTACTATTATCTCAACAACTTCAACAACATTCTCAGCAGCTTCG tgACTCTCTTTGAGCTAACTGTGGTCAACAACTGGTACATCACAATG GAAGGCGTGACGTCCATGACGAGCCACTGGAGCCGTCTCTACTTCATGACCTTCTACATCGTCACCATG GTGGTGATGACCATCATTGTGGCCTTCATCCTGGATGCTTTTGTCTTCCGCATGAACTACAGCCGCAAGAACCGGGAAACACTGGAGAACCCAGAGG ATGAGAACGGAATCGTGTTTGAGGTTGAAGTGAGCCGTGAAGAAGCTCtgtccactctggagttgtacAAGCAGACGTGTCCCGGGCAGCCGTCCCTCAGCTCTCTGGTGGGAGTCGTGCAAGCGATGGGCCGCAGTggg AGTGAACACTCATCACTATTATACCAAGGGCGGCGATCACGGACTAAGTGTGACCTCAGCATGAAAATGTATGAAGAGGAGATGCAG GAGTGGTATTTCCAGTATTCTCGGGAAAACCTGCCTCAGCCAGACCAAAGTCAAGAACACGACTTGGACAGTCCCACCGCTAATCCGCCTTTCGTGCCCGCGCCTCAGCTAAACTCGCATGCTGGCCGTTACAGTATTAACTAG
- the iqcd gene encoding dynein regulatory complex protein 10 isoform X2: protein MSEVQLMEADASQLLSPSLQQDDDWEAALIHEVPQQRLLSLEAQTISNILENCIGQIEITASLPAVRQLVCPCVDVQEEFASTLEVHQMLSERLETSNDLKEVRGGPAGEESARRKRRAQLEGDLKYSVRDLLRFFRTHPDAILGLKPEVGTDVGETEYTLIVGLKKFHVHMIERLQTSPEEEILLALETVSPDTELIVKLEETAAAIIQKDVEISEKKDDIETLERLLKENQIEVVDWQLLADEQCQSLIKTSQVKQASIQQEIDRLNIRIHTSTLKFREGEKTLQEINENVEMEIEYLLQKFDDEIEEHQADLELCQEDVEREEGERKRLEKPYADLEKEYNHIMERRRLAEEKRVSELKLKVALYCQSWWRGYCTRKILASNPITPSKGGKKKGKGKGKGKGKGKGKKK, encoded by the exons ATGTCCGAAGTTCAGCTGATGGAGGCGGACGCCAGTCAGCTCCTATCCCCCAGCCTGCAGCAAGACGACGACTGGGAGGCCGCTCTGATCCATGAGGTGCCGCAGCAGAGGCTCCTTTCTCTCGAGGCCCAGACCATCTCAAACATACTGGAGAACTGCATCGGCCAAATAGAGATTACAGCATCTCTGCCTGCCGTCCGCCAATTAGTCTGCCCGTGTGTTGATGTACAAGAGGAGTTCGCGAGCACTCTTGAGGTGCATCAGATGTTAAGCGAAAGGCTGGAAACGTCGAATGACCTCAAGGAGGTACGAGGTGGACCGGCGGGGGAAGAAAGTGCGAGAAGGAAAAGGAGGGCTCAGCTAGAGGGAGACTTGAAATACTCTGTCAGGGATCTGCTCAGGTTTTTCCGGACCCACCCTGATGCAATTTTGGGTTTAAAACCCGAGGTTGGCACGGACGTCGGGGAGACCGAGTACACACTCATTGTCGGGCTGAAGAAATTTCATGTGCATATGATTGAGAGGTTGCAGACCAGCCCAGAAGAGGAAATATTGTTAGCCCTTGAGACTGTATCACCTGACACAGAGCTCATTGTCAAATTAGAAGAAACAGCTGCAGCTATCATACAAAAAGATGTAGAG ATTTCCGAGAAGAAAGATGACATCGAAACTTTGGAGCGCCTTCTTAAAGAGAACCAGATCGAAGTCGTCGACTGGCAGCTTCTCGCTGACGAACAGTGCCAGTCCCTCATCAAGACTTCACAGGTGAAGCAGGCCAGCATCCAGCAGGAAATAGACCGACTCAACATTCGAATCCACACTTCCACACTTAAATTCAGAGAGGGGGAGAAAACACTCCAAGAG ATAAACGAAAATGTGGAGATGGAAATAGAATACTTGCTCCAAAAGTTTGATGATGAAATAGAAGAGCACCAG GCTGATTTGGAGTTATGTCAGGAGGATGTTGAAAGGGAGGAAGGGGAACGTAAAAGATTGGAGAAGCCTTACGCTGACCTGGAGAAAGAGTACAACCACATCATGGAGAGGCGTCGGCTTGCAGAAGAGAAGAGAGTTTCGGAATTGAAGCTTAAGGTTGCTCTTTATTGTCAGTCATGGTGGAGGGGCTACTGTACTCGCAAGATCTTGGCCAGCAACCCTATCACACCTAGTAAGGGGGGCAAAAAGAAGGGCAAGGGCAAAGGCAAAGGCAAAGGCAAAGGCAAAGGCAAGAAGAAATAG
- the iqcd gene encoding dynein regulatory complex protein 10 isoform X1: MFGEYSSNDNMSEVQLMEADASQLLSPSLQQDDDWEAALIHEVPQQRLLSLEAQTISNILENCIGQIEITASLPAVRQLVCPCVDVQEEFASTLEVHQMLSERLETSNDLKEVRGGPAGEESARRKRRAQLEGDLKYSVRDLLRFFRTHPDAILGLKPEVGTDVGETEYTLIVGLKKFHVHMIERLQTSPEEEILLALETVSPDTELIVKLEETAAAIIQKDVEISEKKDDIETLERLLKENQIEVVDWQLLADEQCQSLIKTSQVKQASIQQEIDRLNIRIHTSTLKFREGEKTLQEINENVEMEIEYLLQKFDDEIEEHQADLELCQEDVEREEGERKRLEKPYADLEKEYNHIMERRRLAEEKRVSELKLKVALYCQSWWRGYCTRKILASNPITPSKGGKKKGKGKGKGKGKGKGKKK, translated from the exons ATGTTTGGAGAATACAGTTCAAA TGACAACATGTCCGAAGTTCAGCTGATGGAGGCGGACGCCAGTCAGCTCCTATCCCCCAGCCTGCAGCAAGACGACGACTGGGAGGCCGCTCTGATCCATGAGGTGCCGCAGCAGAGGCTCCTTTCTCTCGAGGCCCAGACCATCTCAAACATACTGGAGAACTGCATCGGCCAAATAGAGATTACAGCATCTCTGCCTGCCGTCCGCCAATTAGTCTGCCCGTGTGTTGATGTACAAGAGGAGTTCGCGAGCACTCTTGAGGTGCATCAGATGTTAAGCGAAAGGCTGGAAACGTCGAATGACCTCAAGGAGGTACGAGGTGGACCGGCGGGGGAAGAAAGTGCGAGAAGGAAAAGGAGGGCTCAGCTAGAGGGAGACTTGAAATACTCTGTCAGGGATCTGCTCAGGTTTTTCCGGACCCACCCTGATGCAATTTTGGGTTTAAAACCCGAGGTTGGCACGGACGTCGGGGAGACCGAGTACACACTCATTGTCGGGCTGAAGAAATTTCATGTGCATATGATTGAGAGGTTGCAGACCAGCCCAGAAGAGGAAATATTGTTAGCCCTTGAGACTGTATCACCTGACACAGAGCTCATTGTCAAATTAGAAGAAACAGCTGCAGCTATCATACAAAAAGATGTAGAG ATTTCCGAGAAGAAAGATGACATCGAAACTTTGGAGCGCCTTCTTAAAGAGAACCAGATCGAAGTCGTCGACTGGCAGCTTCTCGCTGACGAACAGTGCCAGTCCCTCATCAAGACTTCACAGGTGAAGCAGGCCAGCATCCAGCAGGAAATAGACCGACTCAACATTCGAATCCACACTTCCACACTTAAATTCAGAGAGGGGGAGAAAACACTCCAAGAG ATAAACGAAAATGTGGAGATGGAAATAGAATACTTGCTCCAAAAGTTTGATGATGAAATAGAAGAGCACCAG GCTGATTTGGAGTTATGTCAGGAGGATGTTGAAAGGGAGGAAGGGGAACGTAAAAGATTGGAGAAGCCTTACGCTGACCTGGAGAAAGAGTACAACCACATCATGGAGAGGCGTCGGCTTGCAGAAGAGAAGAGAGTTTCGGAATTGAAGCTTAAGGTTGCTCTTTATTGTCAGTCATGGTGGAGGGGCTACTGTACTCGCAAGATCTTGGCCAGCAACCCTATCACACCTAGTAAGGGGGGCAAAAAGAAGGGCAAGGGCAAAGGCAAAGGCAAAGGCAAAGGCAAAGGCAAGAAGAAATAG
- the tpcn1 gene encoding two pore channel protein 1 isoform X2: MEVDDDDVPLILTWDDANSGLLNEDQERGDENGSAGNYGIVSNSAVVSTPGPQTHRAHNTSLRQSWEMNYQEAAIYLQEGENNDKFFTHPRNPKALAAYLFAHNHLFYMMELFTGLLLMTLSLCEAPAVPSLRLDVYVHATLELLGLVIVAFELCMKLRWLGFHTFIRHKRTMVKACVLLLQFVEAIVVLVRQTSHMRVTRALRPIFLVDCRYCGAVRRNLRQIFQSLPPFIDILLLLLFFMVIFAILGFCLFSTNTSDPYFNTLENSMVSLFVLLTTANFPDVMMPAYSKNHWSCVFFIVYLSIELYFIMNLLLAVVFDTFNDVEKMKFKSLLLHKRSAVDHAFQLLVSRQRPTGVSLKQFDGLMRFYRPRLSARDRFLTYKALNTSDAPMLSLQDLYKFYEVTGLKWKARRSGEHWFDDLPHTAYIILKGINLLVKSKAFQYTMCKSFYVNSVYVVHAWTKTFSRHATDAVVAINGVWILVETYTLNSGFSWSRLVPWSYIVFLTIYGVEVLLKLSGLGPLAYFSSGWNLFDFSVTVFAFLGLIALAFDMEPFYFIVVLRPLQLLRLFKIKKRYRNVLDTMFELFPRMASLGLTLIIFYYSFAIVGMELFADVIYPNCCNASTVADSYKQINVTHGNKTVLEEGYYYLNNFNNILSSFVTLFELTVVNNWYITMEGVTSMTSHWSRLYFMTFYIVTMVVMTIIVAFILDAFVFRMNYSRKNRETLENPEDENGIVFEVEVSREEALSTLELYKQTCPGQPSLSSLVGVVQAMGRSGSEHSSLLYQGRRSRTKCDLSMKMYEEEMQWEAGQVMRGEDTVQWLLSGQAAHLRGTAARHVTFRKEPVNHSHSV; encoded by the exons ATGGAGGTCGACGACGATGACGTGCCACTCATCCTCACCTGGGACGATGCAAACAGCGGTTTACTCAACGAGGACCAAGAGCGGGGAGACGAGA ATGGCAGTGCGGGAAACTATGGCATAGTTAGCAATAGTGCTGTGGTGTCAACACCAGGGCCTCAAACTCACAGAGCACACAATACGTCTTTACGGCAAAGCTGGGAGATGAACTACCAGGAGGCGGCCATCTACTTGCAG GAGGGAGAGAACAACGACAAGTTCTTCACCCACCCTCGAAACCCCAAGGCGCTGGCGGCGTACCTCTTTGCCCACAATCACCTCTTCTACATGATGGAGCTGTTCACGGGCCTCCTGCTCATGACCTTGTCGCTGTGCGAAGCTCCCGCGGTGCCCTCGCTGCGCCTGGACGTTTAC GTTCACGCCACCCTGGAGCTGCTCGGCCTGGTTATCGTGGCGTTTGAACTGTGCATGAAGCTCCGCTGGCTGGGCTTCCACACCTTCATACGACACAAGAGGACCATGGTGAAG GCGTGTGTGTTGCTGCTGCAGTTTGTGGAGGCCATCGTGGTTCTGGTCCGACAGACGTCGCACATGCGAGTGACCCGAGCCCTCAGGCCGATATTCCTGGTGGACTGTAGATACTGCGGTGCTGTCCGCAG AAATTTGCGGCAGATCTTCCAGTCACTCCCGCCATTCATTGACATCCTCCTACTTCTGCTCTTCTTCATGGTCATATTTGCTATCTTGG GTTTCTGCCTCTTCTCTACGAACACATCAGACCCG TACTTCAACACTCTGGAGAACAGCATGGTCAGTCTCTTTGTACTGCTGACCACCGCAAA tttccCTGATGTGATGATGCCAGCGTACTCCAAGAATCACTGGTCCTGTGTGTTCTTCATCGTGTACCTCTCCATTGAGCTGTACTTCATCATGAACCTG CTGCTGGCAGTGGTGTTTGACACGTTCAATGACGTGGAGAAGATGAAGTTCAAGTCTCTGTTGCTTCACAAGCGCTCCGCTGTTGATCATGCCTTCCAGCTGCTGGTCAGCCGCCAG AGGCCGACGGGTGTCTCACTGAAACAGTTTGATGGCCTGATGCGTTTTTACAGACCGAGATTGTCTGCGAGAGACCGCTTCCTCACCTATAAAGCTCTTAACACCTCTGACGCTCCCATGCTCAG TCTGCAGGACTTGTATAAATTCTACGAGGTGACGGGCCTTAAATGGAAG GCACGGCGTAGTGGGGAGCACTGGTTCGATGACCTCCCGCACACAGCCtacattattttaaaag GCATCAACCTGCTGGTGAAGTCGAAGGCCTTCCAGTACACCATGTGTAAGTCTTTTTATGTGAATTCAGTTTATGTCGTACACGCgtggaccaaaaccttctcccgACACGCAACAGATGCGGTTGTAGCCATCAACGGTGTGTGGATCCTCGTGGAGACGTACACTCTTAACA GTGGCTTTTCCTGGTCTCGATTGGTGCCGTGGAGTTACATTGTCTTCCTTACCA TTTACGGTGTGGAGGTGCTTTTGAAGCTGTCAGGTTTGGGACCGTTGGCTTATTTCAGCTCCGGATGGAATCT GTTTGACTTCTCAGTCACCGTGTTCGCCTTCCTGGGTCTGATTGCACTCGCCTTCGATATGGAGCCTTTCTACTTTATCGTTGTGCTACGACCACTTCAGCTGCTCCG GTTGTTTAAGATCAAGAAGCGGTATCGCAACGTGTTGGACACGATGTTTGAGCTCTTCCCCAGGATGGCCAGTCTGGGTTTGACTTTGATCATCTTCTACTACTCCTTTGCCATTGTGGGCATGGAGCTCTTCGCTGATGTCATTTACCCCAACTGCTGCAA CGCCAGCACAGTGGCCGACTCCTACAAGCAGATCAACGTCACGCATGGCAACAAAACCGTGTTGGAAGAAGGCTACTATTATCTCAACAACTTCAACAACATTCTCAGCAGCTTCG tgACTCTCTTTGAGCTAACTGTGGTCAACAACTGGTACATCACAATG GAAGGCGTGACGTCCATGACGAGCCACTGGAGCCGTCTCTACTTCATGACCTTCTACATCGTCACCATG GTGGTGATGACCATCATTGTGGCCTTCATCCTGGATGCTTTTGTCTTCCGCATGAACTACAGCCGCAAGAACCGGGAAACACTGGAGAACCCAGAGG ATGAGAACGGAATCGTGTTTGAGGTTGAAGTGAGCCGTGAAGAAGCTCtgtccactctggagttgtacAAGCAGACGTGTCCCGGGCAGCCGTCCCTCAGCTCTCTGGTGGGAGTCGTGCAAGCGATGGGCCGCAGTggg AGTGAACACTCATCACTATTATACCAAGGGCGGCGATCACGGACTAAGTGTGACCTCAGCATGAAAATGTATGAAGAGGAGATGCAG TGGGAAGCTGGTCAAGTGATGCGAGGTGAGGACACAGTACAGTGGCTTCTCTCAGGACAAGCGGCACATTTGCGAGGGACGGCGGCTCGGCATGTAACCTTCCGGAAGGAGCCTGTTAATCATTCTCATagtgtgtaa
- the tpcn1 gene encoding two pore channel protein 1 isoform X1, which yields MEVDDDDVPLILTWDDANSGLLNEDQERGDENGSAGNYGIVSNSAVVSTPGPQTHRAHNTSLRQSWEMNYQEAAIYLQEGENNDKFFTHPRNPKALAAYLFAHNHLFYMMELFTGLLLMTLSLCEAPAVPSLRLDVYVHATLELLGLVIVAFELCMKLRWLGFHTFIRHKRTMVKACVLLLQFVEAIVVLVRQTSHMRVTRALRPIFLVDCRYCGAVRRNLRQIFQSLPPFIDILLLLLFFMVIFAILGFCLFSTNTSDPYFNTLENSMVSLFVLLTTANFPDVMMPAYSKNHWSCVFFIVYLSIELYFIMNLLLAVVFDTFNDVEKMKFKSLLLHKRSAVDHAFQLLVSRQRPTGVSLKQFDGLMRFYRPRLSARDRFLTYKALNTSDAPMLSLQDLYKFYEVTGLKWKARRSGEHWFDDLPHTAYIILKGINLLVKSKAFQYTMCKSFYVNSVYVVHAWTKTFSRHATDAVVAINGVWILVETYTLNSGFSWSRLVPWSYIVFLTIYGVEVLLKLSGLGPLAYFSSGWNLFDFSVTVFAFLGLIALAFDMEPFYFIVVLRPLQLLRLFKIKKRYRNVLDTMFELFPRMASLGLTLIIFYYSFAIVGMELFADVIYPNCCNASTVADSYKQINVTHGNKTVLEEGYYYLNNFNNILSSFVTLFELTVVNNWYITMEGVTSMTSHWSRLYFMTFYIVTMVVMTIIVAFILDAFVFRMNYSRKNRETLENPEDENGIVFEVEVSREEALSTLELYKQTCPGQPSLSSLVGVVQAMGRSGSEHSSLLYQGRRSRTKCDLSMKMYEEEMQEWYFQYSRENLPQPDQSQEHDLDSPTANPPFVPAPQLNSHAGRYSIN from the exons ATGGAGGTCGACGACGATGACGTGCCACTCATCCTCACCTGGGACGATGCAAACAGCGGTTTACTCAACGAGGACCAAGAGCGGGGAGACGAGA ATGGCAGTGCGGGAAACTATGGCATAGTTAGCAATAGTGCTGTGGTGTCAACACCAGGGCCTCAAACTCACAGAGCACACAATACGTCTTTACGGCAAAGCTGGGAGATGAACTACCAGGAGGCGGCCATCTACTTGCAG GAGGGAGAGAACAACGACAAGTTCTTCACCCACCCTCGAAACCCCAAGGCGCTGGCGGCGTACCTCTTTGCCCACAATCACCTCTTCTACATGATGGAGCTGTTCACGGGCCTCCTGCTCATGACCTTGTCGCTGTGCGAAGCTCCCGCGGTGCCCTCGCTGCGCCTGGACGTTTAC GTTCACGCCACCCTGGAGCTGCTCGGCCTGGTTATCGTGGCGTTTGAACTGTGCATGAAGCTCCGCTGGCTGGGCTTCCACACCTTCATACGACACAAGAGGACCATGGTGAAG GCGTGTGTGTTGCTGCTGCAGTTTGTGGAGGCCATCGTGGTTCTGGTCCGACAGACGTCGCACATGCGAGTGACCCGAGCCCTCAGGCCGATATTCCTGGTGGACTGTAGATACTGCGGTGCTGTCCGCAG AAATTTGCGGCAGATCTTCCAGTCACTCCCGCCATTCATTGACATCCTCCTACTTCTGCTCTTCTTCATGGTCATATTTGCTATCTTGG GTTTCTGCCTCTTCTCTACGAACACATCAGACCCG TACTTCAACACTCTGGAGAACAGCATGGTCAGTCTCTTTGTACTGCTGACCACCGCAAA tttccCTGATGTGATGATGCCAGCGTACTCCAAGAATCACTGGTCCTGTGTGTTCTTCATCGTGTACCTCTCCATTGAGCTGTACTTCATCATGAACCTG CTGCTGGCAGTGGTGTTTGACACGTTCAATGACGTGGAGAAGATGAAGTTCAAGTCTCTGTTGCTTCACAAGCGCTCCGCTGTTGATCATGCCTTCCAGCTGCTGGTCAGCCGCCAG AGGCCGACGGGTGTCTCACTGAAACAGTTTGATGGCCTGATGCGTTTTTACAGACCGAGATTGTCTGCGAGAGACCGCTTCCTCACCTATAAAGCTCTTAACACCTCTGACGCTCCCATGCTCAG TCTGCAGGACTTGTATAAATTCTACGAGGTGACGGGCCTTAAATGGAAG GCACGGCGTAGTGGGGAGCACTGGTTCGATGACCTCCCGCACACAGCCtacattattttaaaag GCATCAACCTGCTGGTGAAGTCGAAGGCCTTCCAGTACACCATGTGTAAGTCTTTTTATGTGAATTCAGTTTATGTCGTACACGCgtggaccaaaaccttctcccgACACGCAACAGATGCGGTTGTAGCCATCAACGGTGTGTGGATCCTCGTGGAGACGTACACTCTTAACA GTGGCTTTTCCTGGTCTCGATTGGTGCCGTGGAGTTACATTGTCTTCCTTACCA TTTACGGTGTGGAGGTGCTTTTGAAGCTGTCAGGTTTGGGACCGTTGGCTTATTTCAGCTCCGGATGGAATCT GTTTGACTTCTCAGTCACCGTGTTCGCCTTCCTGGGTCTGATTGCACTCGCCTTCGATATGGAGCCTTTCTACTTTATCGTTGTGCTACGACCACTTCAGCTGCTCCG GTTGTTTAAGATCAAGAAGCGGTATCGCAACGTGTTGGACACGATGTTTGAGCTCTTCCCCAGGATGGCCAGTCTGGGTTTGACTTTGATCATCTTCTACTACTCCTTTGCCATTGTGGGCATGGAGCTCTTCGCTGATGTCATTTACCCCAACTGCTGCAA CGCCAGCACAGTGGCCGACTCCTACAAGCAGATCAACGTCACGCATGGCAACAAAACCGTGTTGGAAGAAGGCTACTATTATCTCAACAACTTCAACAACATTCTCAGCAGCTTCG tgACTCTCTTTGAGCTAACTGTGGTCAACAACTGGTACATCACAATG GAAGGCGTGACGTCCATGACGAGCCACTGGAGCCGTCTCTACTTCATGACCTTCTACATCGTCACCATG GTGGTGATGACCATCATTGTGGCCTTCATCCTGGATGCTTTTGTCTTCCGCATGAACTACAGCCGCAAGAACCGGGAAACACTGGAGAACCCAGAGG ATGAGAACGGAATCGTGTTTGAGGTTGAAGTGAGCCGTGAAGAAGCTCtgtccactctggagttgtacAAGCAGACGTGTCCCGGGCAGCCGTCCCTCAGCTCTCTGGTGGGAGTCGTGCAAGCGATGGGCCGCAGTggg AGTGAACACTCATCACTATTATACCAAGGGCGGCGATCACGGACTAAGTGTGACCTCAGCATGAAAATGTATGAAGAGGAGATGCAG GAGTGGTATTTCCAGTATTCTCGGGAAAACCTGCCTCAGCCAGACCAAAGTCAAGAACACGACTTGGACAGTCCCACCGCTAATCCGCCTTTCGTGCCCGCGCCTCAGCTAAACTCGCATGCTGGCCGTTACAGTATTAACTAG